AAAAAAAGCAGATAAATCTTAGACGGGGGATTATGGAGATATTATATAGAGTAATGCACAAGAGGTAGTGGGTATGAGACAGATTTCAACTCCTAGTCCCGTTCTTTATAGTGTATTGCTTAATACAAATGTTTAAATTTTACACTATGACATTTGGACTTACTGTTTCTCCTTTTGTAAAAATCAGGGACTTCACGCGATCACATATGTTCTCCAGGACCAAATTATCCATGTGTTGAAATAGAGGAACCTGAAATATGTGCAGAAAAGTTAGTAAATGTGGACGAGTTAGGGCCATATGTCCATTGACTCATACGGTCCTTTTGAACTAAAAATACACCACTCACCCATCAAATTCTTGCAAGTGCAATGTCAGCAGTACTATACGTCTATAAAATTTTCAAGTTTTCTGTGTTTATATGATGCAAAACTTTTATTTCTAACCTCGGTTGCAGGTCATCTTTTTAAGTTACTTACTCGTGATGAGTGTAAACTTATTTAAAGCAGGTTTTTACTAGTGTAAATATGGCTTGTACTATGAAACTTAAACTAAATACCTAAAATCCAATGCTTATATATAGTATCTAACCTAAGGCTTTGCCCCGATGAATACGTCATTACTGCTCTAATTTGATAGAATTTTCCTATAGAAGAATCAAAGCATTGAGAAGTTTACCTGTCTGACCAAGTCCAAACAAAGATGGTATTTGATGTCCCTTCTAAGACCCTCAGGAAGGTTTTGTATCATCTCGCATTCATCAACTCCACGcgttgctgcatatttttgtcgTTCATAATTTCTCATCCTCTGCTTGTAATTCTGTGGCAATCTTCTTCTCCTCATCCACCACTCTACATTTCTCATCTTTAGTTGCATTGCCTGTTTCTTTGATGTCGTTGCATGCAAGAAAACCTGCACATATTTCATGTACCAACATATATATACcataaacaatatatacacaagACCCTTATAGCATTTTCCTGTGTGTTTAGTAGAGTTAATATTACCTTGATGTTACCAATCAACATGGTGACCAGAATTAGCCCACTAGTAAGAACGATGATTATGAATACTAATTCTAGCCAATCTGTTGTGCTCTCCAGGTTGCCAAAAGTACTGTAAAATGTCCATATAGGCACAATATACTGGATTAACTTCAACTATATTATACCGTGACAGTAAAGttagaaaaatactttttgttaCATTATAGTAACTGAACTATGTGTATTATAAGGAAATATTAATACCGAAAAGTCAAATTTTCAGGACAGAAAATACAAATGATAGAAAATTAAAGAATCCACCATGTAAAAGTTTATTGACTAccatattttataaaacaaaaaattgaaaaagcatTTATTGGAACAAGAGATGAAAAAAACGTTAACATTAGTTATATATATTAAGTATTATTTTCTATGAAGCGGCTGGAAAAGTAGAAATTAATTGTATACCTGAGAGTCATGAGACCCCAGAAAATGGGAAAGAGTATTTTCTCAAGACGATTTTCATTAGTAACAAGTTGAACAGTCCATTTATAAGCTCCATAATCAAAACTTTCTTCAGAGGATAGGCACGTCGTTCTAGCAAGTTTGGTCTCACCCCATATGATTCGACTTTTGTGCTTCACCAGACTATTTGTTCCATAATATATTGACTCTTCGCACGCCAACATTCTGACGCCACAACCCTTTGTAACTCCGCACTGTTCTTTCAAACATTTCGCAGCCCTTTGGATTCCTAGCAAGTACCAACATGCTCCCACAGCCTGCCCATGTTATATACTATAGTTATGTTCCTAGCTATATGAGATAGATAATACCAAGATTATGGTATAAAAGAGGTACTATGTACTTACGTGAGAGGCGACAAAATAGGCGATCAAGTTGAGAGCAATTCCCCACCAAACAGTGCCAAATATGTAGCCGGAGAAGCCCTGCATCCGCCGCAATAGGCAAACGGAGTGATAGATTTTGGGCAGATACTGAAACAGAAACATTATTAACAACACTGTCATCACTGTTGTTATTGATCCCTTCTCCAGTAGATCTGGAATCGCTACCCACATCACTATCTGCAACAAATATTTGATGTATTAGGAATTCGTCCTCATttttgtttgaccaaaaatatagatcttggttcaacCAATTAGATTTTAATAAAGAAGCCAATAATAATATCCTCAAGATTATGTTATTGGTTTTATGACAATAACATGTATATTTGACCGAATGGTAATGAATGTGAGCAATAATAAACAATGGTCCAAAAAGATTGAAGATAGCAATAAATAGTATAATAAATGGCAATGTATGGCATTTAAGTAATTAAATAAAAACGTGTGAGTCACCCGAAAAGAGGTGAGATCCGTGGATATATTTTctaacaatgatgaatgattgatgaGCATTTGAACACTCAGGTTGTTCTTGGATACGGTGGAAAGAATAGGCAAGAATCTTAGTAAAAAGATTGTTTTTGTATGCTTGTAATAAGATCATTTTCTCTATAAAGTCAAAGTGtttttttacaaatgaatatctcaTGTCTCCTATCATcgtgtctctttctatttatagagAACATGTTActagaaaccctaatagtaccGGTGTAGAGGATAtttactagaatattctcttttgtgTCTTATATTAAAACTAGTCATTATAACTCTATCTAAGATGCTCGACCTCGACTTTGAACTATGATGACTTCACGACCTTGATCTTTACTGACTCTTCGACCGCATCCTTCATTACTTCGAGGCTACTTCGACCTAGGGCAGATCTTTGTGGAAACCTTACTGCTAGCACGTAGCAGCCAATGAAGGCTATATATCATGGTGTTGATGTAACTCGCCTATATTAAAGATATTTTTTGGCCCATAcaattttcttaccttatttggatttatttttttatttgaaggaaaAGTAGAATATTAAccataatttttttgtttttcctaaAAGGAATATATAGATCTCTTCGATATTTAACAGATTCCTCTATTGGAGAAAAAGGTTTGGCCTCTATATTTTTAGAATCTTGCTCACACAGCAACAATAACATCCACAATGTAGTCCTTAAGAGAGTTTTGTTTAGGggagtattttttatatttttatattagttTCTCATatgtaggtcaattgaccaaACCATTTTAAAGTTTATGCCTATTAattagtatatattttttttgtcatCCAATTTATCGTTCAAGGTTTGTATTGATAATTTCCGCTTGACGCCTTATTATTTCAATCCCAACATGATTGATCGGTAGTTAACTAATTACTAGTGCCTCCTAAAGTTAACAATCATATAAGCTACTATATATGTTGCTAAAAATATGGAGATTGAGGCACTTCTCCATTTATAAAGTCATGTTTGAAACTACGATTCGTTGATTTTTTCGATCAACCAAAATTGTGCGGCTTCACTGAGAAATCTTCTCACACATATGACTATCACAACACTTCGAGTCTAAGCATTTTGATCATTCTTGACCATCAAAACAAtaggaaattatttttcaagaCAACATAGGTTAAAAATAGTGTTTTTTCAAAATCTACATAGGTCCTACTCATCATAGAAATGTTATAAATAATAAGTGGATATTGGTAGGTTTAGCGGAGAAACATGATAATGGGCAATGACGTTTTTTTTTTCTGTACTTTCTTCATCTTTCTTTAAGTTAAGGGAGTGAATAGCGAGGGTTTGAGGTCAGATCAATTGATAAGCTCCTCCCTTTCCATGGTTGGGGTGATACATATAGCACCCCTTTCCATTTCCTCAATTTAATAAAGAAATTTATAGAAGAAACCAAAAGGAGCAAATAGGGCTTTTTCTGCGTCCCTTCTCATAAACTATGCAGTTAATTCATACTAGTAATGCTTAATTATTTATGCAAGTGACACAAAATCACCTAAAACATCTCTTAGATTTGCTCAAATCAAGAAATTAAATTGTTCATCAAGCTTTccttttctcttaagtttgacCCTTGTTCCATCTTCAAtgacattcttttttttttttggattcatttttaattagaaaaactttTGACTTTGCCATAGGTATTTAATACTGATAGTGTAAATGTTTTTACAATAGTAATGTAGTTTTACTAGAGAGAGCAGATTAATTATCAATTTTTATAATATTAGATTAACTTTTAACTACCTAAAGTGACATGATTGTGTAAGTATTTTTACACCGACTATGCATACAACTTAAACTCTTTAGTGATATATTTTTGTCGAAGCTGACATGGTATGTAGACCACAAAATATTAAGGGTACTTTGGGTATGATACATTTTTAGTTTATgagtcaattttttattttttcttaagcTCGATACATAATAAGACGGATCGTAAAGTGGGCTACTcgtcattcttcttcttctatgaTAATATAAACTGGTACGTGAGTGAAATCTTGAACCCTTGATCTAAATGCCAtctctgtatacggtcaaaatcgggcttgcCCTTTTTGTTCAACTGACCGAGGTTGGAGCATGATAGGTCGAGGTTTGGCTCCGATTTATATCAAACTATGGCGCGAGGTTAAGTTATCAAGACCCTGAGACCGACTAAGCTCGAGGTCGACCAAGATCAagaccaaataagacggagtttgAGGGGAGCCAGCTAGGTCAAATAACAGAAGGCCGAGATATCCGTGATTGGGCAAGGATCGTGGCGAAAATCTCGGCATGTATCAAATCAGGACCGATTATTTAGCCTATCATGGGATTTGCTTctataattagaattataccataaataggattcctctactatataaagagggtcctAATCATTTTGTAGGGGATTCATTCTTGCATATCAACGCAATATAATACTCTTTTTCTCTTATACTCTCTTGTTCATCagtttatttcataaatctatcgGTTCGAGGGCGACCTAGCTCGAGGGCTGAATTACATTTCAGtactggtttgctttactttgTTGTTAATTTCTACTATTAATCATCATATTTATCAACCGGTGCTAGGTGAAATTAcgtacgtatccttaaaaccacttataagtataattgttatccgatttgaAGGGTAAACAATCTCAAAATGCATAAATATATGTAATTCTTCTTGTAAGTGATTACTAATACTTATTTGTCGTACAAATTTGTTTGAGTTCCTCTTTCTGTTGTGAGTAGAAAGAAAAGACACTTGGTTACCTCACATGTTCTTACTGCAACTGCATAAGGTTATCTCTGCATGCATAACAAACAACTGCCATGACATGCACGCCTTTTGTCTTCTTTTACCACAATTTTCATACTAAAATACAAAACATGCATCACC
Above is a window of Nicotiana tabacum cultivar K326 chromosome 8, ASM71507v2, whole genome shotgun sequence DNA encoding:
- the LOC107780545 gene encoding cyclic nucleotide-gated ion channel 4 isoform X2, which encodes MASHIELALSHNYSDSNDDDEEEEQDIDEEIEEEGKEENNSNDYNNIYGVCSGRGRTGLADFFSGKIIDPRAAWVQEWNRIFLLFRMNKLRPNDKSPRRSVALRYLKAKKGFFFDLFVILPLPQIVMWVAIPDLLEKGSITTVMTVLLIMFLFQYLPKIYHSVCLLRRMQGFSGYIFGTVWWGIALNLIAYFVASHAVGACWYLLGIQRAAKCLKEQCGVTKGCGVRMLACEESIYYGTNSLVKHKSRIIWGETKLARTTCLSSEESFDYGAYKWTVQLVTNENRLEKILFPIFWGLMTLSTFGNLESTTDWLELVFIIIVLTSGLILVTMLIGNIKVFLHATTSKKQAMQLKMRNVEWWMRRRRLPQNYKQRMRNYERQKYAATRGVDECEMIQNLPEGLRRDIKYHLCLDLVRQVPLFQHMDNLVLENICDRVKSLIFTKGETITREGDPVQRMLFIVRGHLQSSQVLRDGVKSCCMLGPGNFSGDELLSWCLRRPFVERLPPSSSSLVTLETTEAFGLEADDVKYVTQHFRYTFVDEKVKRSARYYSPGWRTWAAVAIQLAWRRYKHRLTLTSLSFIRPRRPLSRCSSLTEDRLRLYTALLTSPKPNQDDFDF